Genomic segment of Leishmania panamensis strain MHOM/PA/94/PSC-1 chromosome 20 sequence:
AGGAGAGGAAAACTCAACACATTGCGGGGACAGCCAGTTGAGCTGGAAGTACTTGATGAGAAGCGACAAACTTTCCTCACGCAAGCCGATCGACGGCACATCCACGGAAATGACCAGCTTGAAGCTCAGTCCGCCGCTCCCAGTGAAAAAGCTGGCGAGAGACGACGACTGGTTTGGCGACCGCCACACTTTGATCTCGTCCAGGGActcggcgatggtggcgatATCAAGAGTTGTGATGTTGCCGCTGTAGGCAACCCCCAAAACTGGGGCTGAGTGGGCCTGAAAGGCGGCTACAATTGACCCTGCCTTCACATTGTAAACCACCACCTTGCCGTCGCGTTGGCCTACAGCGAGGTGCCGCAGGGTCTGTTGCAGCGATACGCTAGGCAGTGACGCGACCGTGACGCGCAGCAACTGCGACACAGCAGCGTGGTAGATGGAAGCAGCGTTCTGGCTGGCGGAAGAAAGGTCGCTCAGACCACTCATAACTATATCTGCAATTGTGCTAAACACGGCGTAGGCTTCGTAAGGAAAGTTCTTGACGAAATGAGCAAGGAAGACGATAATGTACGGCCGGTACTCTGGAGTAAGCTGAAAGCCTGTTACGATGTAGTCGGACAGAAAGCCCTGCGGAtcctgcgccaccagccgCTCGAGCGCTTCCAGCGACGCCTGCTTGGTTTCCTCGCCTCTTCCACCAAATGCTTCCCTCACAAGGGCCTTCACAAAGTTGTGGAAGAGGCCCGTTTCCTCCAGGGCACACCCAGTGGCGTGGCTCTCCACCAAACCCAACAATGTTGCGGACCACTTGGGCAGGGGATGATCATTGTCGAGCGCGGTCGTAACGGCACGCTGAGCCTCCAGATTGCTCTGGTGAAGGCGGCTGAAAAATATCTCGTCCGCTAGGAGGCTGTAGTCGGTGCGCTGAGAGGCCAGTTTCAACACGATAAGGAGAGCAGCAAATGCGTCTCCGTTCTCAAACAGCGGAGGCGCATCGGGTGCTTCGTCTCCAGCAGCTTGGCGTGACTGCGCGGCCGATGCACGTGAGTGCAGTAAGTTCACAACATCGGCGAGGCTGCACGCAGACAGTTTGGTTGCCATCAGCCGAAGCGCGTGGCGGAAAGGTGCAGGTGTCGATCGTCGTAGCGtaaagaagcgagagaaaaaaagctgCACAGCATCGGCCTGTCGGCGTGGATCTAAAGCAACACTAGAGGTAAGCCTGTCTCCCAGCGACTGGATTGTGGAATAGATCGCAGCCGCACTGACTCCATCCAAGGTGTGGCTTAACAGTCCGCAAAGTAACAGGATCGCGCACCAAACACATTCGTAGGTCTGCCCTCCAGTCACCACTAAGTCCAAGTCATCCAATGCCTTGCAAAGGGCATCGTCTATGAGAAGCGAAGGAGCACAGGACTCGCCGAGGCACCGAAGCATCAGCCCCAGTGCCGAGCTATACTCTGGAGATGAGCGTTGCAAGGgttgcaccgctgcaccgaGTCCGCTAAGAAGGGAGCCGACATCGATACGCATCGCGTAGCGCTCCCCTCCTGCGTATCGAAACCTAATGATACTCATTGCGGATGCCCAGTGATGCTCAAGGAGGTTGTCCAATTGCCGATCAGGTGGCCCCTGAGACGACCGAAACGCCCGCTCGAGGCGACACGTGGGGAGGTGCCAGAGGTTGCCGGTAGTCTCTGAGAACAAACACATATACTGTAGCTCGCGGTTAAGCAGGCAAGCGGTAAGCGGCCTCGCTGGGGAGCACATGGTTCGTGACACCGCAGCTTTCTCACCTGCGTGGCAGCACACGGTGCCCATTTCTGTGGACATGCTTACGAAGAAGGTGTCGTCTGTTTCATTCATTTTCGGAAGTTTGAGCAGCCGGTCTACAGCACCACAGTGAGCGGCCCGAACATTAGCGCGAATTTGTCTGTCAACAAACACTCTTATGTCGCCGTCACTGAACCCAAGTACGCAACAGTAGCCGCCTGAGTTGCTTTCGAACGCAAGACAGCTCGTCGCGTCATAGGGATGCTCCTCGAGTGCGAGCAGCACCGTACCAGGATTGTTGTACAACGAGACATGACACTCGCCTGTGCTGaacaaacacacaacacCGTAGCTTCTGTGGATCGGAATCACCTCGAGCAGTAACACAGAAGTCGAAGCGAACAAGTGGCGGACGGTAGTGTGCACCTTGATAAGTTCAAACTCGTCTTCCCCTGCGCGGGattgcagcagcactgtgtAGCGCTCAGGTGAGgtgtcgctgcgccagcaaAGGAAGACACCAGTCTCGACCCCACCCATTAGGCAGGCCACATGACTGGGCAGCATCACTTGCTGAGCCACTACGATTTCCTCTATGGCAGGACAGCTCTTCCTCATCATCACATCATACATGAGGCATCGAGAATCGGATCGCAGAATGAACAGACGAGCACCATGTACAGTGGCTTTCCAAAATGCATGCCTAAAAGAGGTACTGAGCTCATTCCTCAGCGTTGCAATGGACACCAGCGAGTAACCCTCCCACGCCGTGAATGACACAGCGTCCGGAAAGACCACAGCAA
This window contains:
- a CDS encoding hypothetical protein (TriTrypDB/GeneDB-style sysID: LpmP.20.5890) codes for the protein MIFVSADRCYVQGKSVRVQETRGVRWCICYASRQCVGISCDTMTIVHVILEAADPLSCTNEVEVCTVVSAAASQTVPNCFFLAHGESRYLTVLHGGSDHIFEKKTLSLLSEEVDRGSDIARVIPTIYAHGCGSLCLLAVVFPDAVSFTAWEGYSLVSIATLRNELSTSFRHAFWKATVHGARLFILRSDSRCLMYDVMMRKSCPAIEEIVVAQQVMLPSHVACLMGGVETGVFLCWRSDTSPERYTVLLQSRAGEDEFELIKVHTTVRHLFASTSVLLLEVIPIHRSYGVVCLFSTGECHVSLYNNPGTVLLALEEHPYDATSCLAFESNSGGYCCVLGFSDGDIRVFVDRQIRANVRAAHCGAVDRLLKLPKMNETDDTFFVSMSTEMGTVCCHAGEKAAVSRTMCSPARPLTACLLNRELQYMCLFSETTGNLWHLPTCRLERAFRSSQGPPDRQLDNLLEHHWASAMSIIRFRYAGGERYAMRIDVGSLLSGLGAAVQPLQRSSPEYSSALGLMLRCLGESCAPSLLIDDALCKALDDLDLVVTGGQTYECVWCAILLLCGLLSHTLDGVSAAAIYSTIQSLGDRLTSSVALDPRRQADAVQLFFSRFFTLRRSTPAPFRHALRLMATKLSACSLADVVNLLHSRASAAQSRQAAGDEAPDAPPLFENGDAFAALLIVLKLASQRTDYSLLADEIFFSRLHQSNLEAQRAVTTALDNDHPLPKWSATLLGLVESHATGCALEETGLFHNFVKALVREAFGGRGEETKQASLEALERLVAQDPQGFLSDYIVTGFQLTPEYRPYIIVFLAHFVKNFPYEAYAVFSTIADIVMSGLSDLSSASQNAASIYHAAVSQLLRVTVASLPSVSLQQTLRHLAVGQRDGKVVVYNVKAGSIVAAFQAHSAPVLGVAYSGNITTLDIATIAESLDEIKVWRSPNQSSSLASFFTGSGGLSFKLVISVDVPSIGLREESLSLLIKYFQLNWLSPQCVEFSSPWHGKLQVPLP